The Chryseolinea soli genome contains a region encoding:
- a CDS encoding sensor histidine kinase — translation MVYSSRGMALLLALCIALITSLFLSLFKSVDLSALFVAFGISFSVSYILIFVVLEFLIFRELDKVYKLMGKLKKKELSRIDKQKSAPLNPLRTINEEIYSFAELKQKEIDELKKLEAFRREFIADVSHELKTPIFAAQGFVHTLLDGAVNDKTVRTKFLKKAAKSLDGLDMLVQDLLTLSHIETGQIKMHFENIDLYKLTEEIFEQFEEKADRKEIKLSIEGSPRKVLVYADWQRINQVMTNLVSNAIKHSFDGGEVKVSFDISKKNIVTNISDTGEGIAPEHQARIFERFYRVDKSRSREKGGTGLGLAIVKHILDGHNSKAEVESTPGKGSTFSFKLPRVKPLEGGETEASKN, via the coding sequence ATGGTTTACAGTTCACGGGGAATGGCCCTTTTGCTGGCACTCTGCATCGCCCTGATCACGTCTTTATTCCTATCGCTTTTTAAAAGCGTCGACCTGAGCGCGCTGTTTGTCGCGTTCGGCATCAGCTTCTCGGTTTCTTATATTCTGATTTTTGTGGTCCTCGAGTTTCTCATTTTCCGCGAACTCGACAAGGTCTACAAGCTGATGGGAAAACTGAAAAAGAAAGAGCTTTCACGCATCGACAAACAGAAATCGGCTCCCCTCAATCCACTGCGGACCATCAACGAAGAGATCTACTCGTTTGCCGAACTAAAGCAAAAGGAAATTGACGAACTGAAAAAACTCGAAGCTTTCCGCCGCGAGTTCATCGCCGATGTATCGCATGAGCTAAAGACACCGATCTTTGCGGCCCAGGGCTTTGTGCACACCCTGCTCGACGGCGCCGTGAACGACAAGACCGTGCGCACAAAATTTCTCAAGAAAGCCGCCAAAAGTCTCGACGGTCTGGACATGCTCGTGCAGGATCTGCTCACGCTCTCGCACATCGAGACCGGCCAGATCAAAATGCATTTCGAGAACATTGACCTCTACAAACTCACGGAAGAAATTTTTGAACAGTTTGAAGAGAAAGCAGACCGCAAAGAGATCAAGCTGTCCATCGAAGGCTCGCCGCGCAAAGTGTTGGTGTATGCCGACTGGCAGCGCATCAACCAGGTGATGACCAACCTGGTCTCCAACGCCATCAAACACAGTTTCGATGGGGGCGAGGTGAAAGTCAGCTTCGACATCAGCAAGAAAAATATCGTGACCAACATCTCCGATACGGGCGAAGGCATCGCCCCGGAGCACCAGGCCCGCATCTTCGAGCGTTTCTACCGCGTCGACAAAAGCCGCAGCCGCGAAAAAGGGGGGACGGGATTAGGCCTCGCCATTGTGAAACACATCCTGGACGGTCACAACTCCAAGGCCGAGGTGGAAAGCACACCTGGCAAGGGTTCGACTTTTAGTTTTAAAT
- a CDS encoding response regulator, with protein sequence MGNKQMHKVLVVDDEEPILELLKYNLEKSGYEVKTALDGNRAVDIARKFVPDLVLLDIMMPKMDGVETCRLLRDIPELQKTFVVFLTARSEEYSEVAAFDVGADDYINKPIKPRALMSRISALFRRDSKKSSPTSTITIGDLTIDRTSYTININGREINLPKKEFELLYFLAQNPNKVFSREDLLQNIWGSDVYVLARTVDVHIRKVREKIGEDYITTVKGVGYKFSLN encoded by the coding sequence ATGGGAAACAAGCAAATGCACAAAGTGCTTGTCGTTGATGATGAAGAGCCGATCCTGGAGCTTCTGAAATACAACCTCGAAAAAAGCGGCTACGAAGTAAAGACGGCTCTTGACGGCAACCGGGCCGTAGACATCGCCCGCAAGTTTGTTCCCGACCTGGTCCTGCTCGACATCATGATGCCCAAAATGGACGGCGTGGAAACCTGCCGCCTGCTGCGCGACATCCCCGAGCTTCAGAAAACATTCGTGGTCTTCCTCACCGCCCGCTCCGAAGAATACTCCGAAGTGGCCGCTTTCGACGTAGGAGCCGACGACTACATCAATAAGCCCATCAAACCCCGGGCCCTCATGAGCCGCATCAGCGCCCTGTTCCGCCGCGACTCCAAGAAATCATCGCCCACCAGCACCATCACCATCGGCGACCTCACCATCGACCGCACCAGCTATACCATCAATATCAACGGCCGCGAGATCAATCTCCCGAAAAAGGAATTCGAGCTGCTGTACTTCCTGGCCCAAAACCCCAACAAGGTGTTCAGCCGCGAAGACCTGCTCCAAAACATCTGGGGTTCCGATGTCTATGTGCTGGCCCGCACCGTGGACGTTCACATCCGGAAGGTGCGCGAAAAGATCGGCGAGGATTATATCACCACCGTGAAAGGGGTGGGATATAAGTTCAGCCTGAACTAA